CAAATGCCACAGGAACCAGTTTTGTTCTCTGGACAGGTCTTGAAAATAAGGAAGTGTTTTGGGTAATTTGTAGTAGTGGTAGAAATGGAGAAAGTGATATTGCACCAAGTTCTAGTACCTGTCCTATCTAAATTTTTTAATTATGAATAAAAATGACAATTTTCGTTTGAAATCCAAAGGTTTTACCCTCATTGAGCTGTTGGTTGTTATATCAATTATTGGGATAGTTGTGGCAATATCAATTTTTGGACTATCAGGAGCTCGTGAATCTGCAAGAGACGCAAGGAGAAAGTCAGACCTTGAACTTATTAAATCTGGACTTGAAATATATAGAGCTGATTGTAATGCATATCCTGCCAATTTAAATACCTCCCCTCTTATTGGTACTGGAACACCTTCAAGTTGTGCTGTTTCAAATACGTACATTGAACTAATACCTGAGGACCCAATTCCAGAGTCTAAAACATATAGATATGCTACAACGGCAAGTGGATATGAGCTTTGTGCTTCATTGGAACAGTCAGGATTGACTACAGTGACCTGTGGTGGCTCTTCAGACTGTGGTACCAGTTGTAATTATAGAGTGACAAATCCATGATTAAAAAAAACATAGGAAACAGTGGTTACACATTAATTGAACTTTTGGTT
This bacterium DNA region includes the following protein-coding sequences:
- a CDS encoding prepilin-type N-terminal cleavage/methylation domain-containing protein, translated to MNKNDNFRLKSKGFTLIELLVVISIIGIVVAISIFGLSGARESARDARRKSDLELIKSGLEIYRADCNAYPANLNTSPLIGTGTPSSCAVSNTYIELIPEDPIPESKTYRYATTASGYELCASLEQSGLTTVTCGGSSDCGTSCNYRVTNP